A genomic segment from Rickettsia endosymbiont of Lasioglossum villosulum encodes:
- the radA gene encoding DNA repair protein RadA translates to MTKEKKHYICSNCGNTSPKWSGQCFDCGVWGSIVEEKVISNKNIAKIGSKQDFEQLSSNVTDQVRISTPIGELDRVLGGGLVLGSAILIGGDPGIGKSTLLLQLVAGSFASKVKCLYITGEESLDQIKLRALRLDLVNDKTNILAANNLEDIIASLEANKGNIDLVVIDSIQTIATRELSSPPGTVSQIRTCAHEFVNYAKQNNIIILLSCHVTKDGQLAGPKLLEHLVDTVLYFEGDHNNHFRILRSYKNRFGGVGEIGVFEMSSSGLIEVTNPSELFLMKREQNVIGTAIFAGIEGSRPLLMEVQALIVPSNMVTPRRSAVGWDVNRLSMMLAVLSSRIGLNLANYEVYLSIAGGLKINEPASDLAVAASLISAATNKPLPEHSVFFGEISLSGEIRKTAKAEARIKEALKLGFNNIICSRSENLTHDFISSIAHLKDLKLLLGSS, encoded by the coding sequence ATGACCAAAGAGAAAAAGCACTATATTTGTTCTAATTGTGGGAATACTAGCCCTAAATGGTCGGGGCAGTGCTTTGATTGTGGGGTATGGGGTAGTATTGTTGAAGAAAAAGTAATTTCAAATAAGAATATTGCCAAAATAGGAAGTAAACAAGATTTCGAACAATTATCTAGTAATGTAACTGATCAGGTGCGTATTTCTACGCCAATTGGTGAGTTAGATAGGGTCCTAGGCGGCGGTTTAGTACTCGGTTCAGCTATATTAATAGGCGGCGATCCTGGTATTGGAAAATCTACCTTATTGTTGCAGCTAGTTGCCGGCAGTTTTGCTTCAAAAGTAAAATGTTTATATATAACAGGTGAAGAGTCGCTTGATCAGATAAAGCTAAGAGCTTTAAGACTAGATTTAGTTAATGATAAAACAAATATTTTAGCTGCTAATAATTTAGAAGATATTATAGCAAGCCTTGAGGCGAATAAAGGTAATATCGATTTAGTGGTTATCGACTCTATTCAAACAATTGCAACACGGGAACTATCTTCCCCTCCTGGTACTGTTTCCCAAATTCGTACATGTGCTCATGAGTTTGTTAATTATGCCAAGCAAAATAATATCATTATTCTACTTAGCTGTCACGTAACCAAAGATGGGCAGTTAGCAGGTCCTAAATTGCTTGAGCATTTAGTTGATACTGTACTATATTTCGAGGGTGATCATAATAACCATTTCCGTATTTTACGCTCTTATAAAAACCGTTTTGGCGGAGTTGGGGAAATAGGTGTGTTTGAGATGAGCAGTAGCGGGCTTATCGAGGTCACTAACCCATCCGAGTTATTTTTGATGAAGCGAGAGCAAAATGTGATAGGTACAGCAATTTTTGCTGGAATCGAAGGTTCAAGACCACTACTTATGGAAGTGCAAGCTTTAATAGTGCCGTCAAATATGGTAACGCCTAGACGCTCTGCTGTCGGCTGGGACGTTAACAGGTTATCAATGATGCTTGCGGTATTAAGTAGCAGAATAGGACTAAATCTTGCCAATTATGAAGTATATTTAAGTATTGCAGGCGGACTTAAAATAAACGAACCTGCATCAGATTTAGCGGTAGCAGCTAGCCTTATTTCCGCAGCTACAAATAAGCCTCTACCGGAGCATAGCGTATTTTTTGGTGAAATAAGCCTATCGGGTGAAATAAGAAAAACTGCCAAAGCCGAAGCAAGAATAAAAGAGGCTTTAAAGCTTGGATTTAATAATATTATTTGTTCCAGGTCAGAAAATTTAACTCATGATTTTATATCTTCAATAGCTCACTTAAAGGATTTGAAATTATTGTTAGGTAGTTCTTAA
- a CDS encoding ankyrin repeat domain-containing protein translates to MTKEEIEPYLSNYDLLCTLAEHSHMTDDDGVSLVKKLFEAARNFYPDKPLQGLKDLMDIPDEKSVDLLKDNILKLLSDKQISFIDINYIESRELYKINEIDIKSNFKLIECVIAGICPLTLRKLIELGKIDNFDKKELELIAAFFEKDTKNLSNYQGIKISNELTKILLGLHESQDSTIYELIEFILDDLIQFINVTELGKEIFPIATFFDKNDIIRTLMEEKIDFYSRSVDNKVIVNFDEDIFRYLINLEEFDINAEDENGNTLLHAAIDQGKTEVVKFLTSYKNLEVNTKDLGGNSPLHLAIKSSNPEIVEMLLSCENINVNEKDKYGDTPLHKAIRSYNHKIIEMLLLCEEIDVNEKDNQGETPLHGAVKSNRPEIVKMLLLRKETDVNEKDNQGKTPLHKAVDNDKPEIVKVLLSREDIKINELNKGKETALLIAFSNEKTNIVKMLLSHKNMDTKQKEIFSFLEISREDEAKTPINDGVSILGASEAESYGESLHNKDASSYSL, encoded by the coding sequence GTGACAAAAGAAGAAATAGAACCTTATTTAAGTAATTATGACTTACTATGCACCTTAGCAGAGCATAGTCATATGACTGATGATGATGGAGTTTCTTTGGTAAAAAAGCTATTTGAAGCAGCTCGTAATTTTTATCCTGATAAGCCTTTACAAGGATTGAAAGATTTAATGGATATACCAGACGAAAAATCAGTGGATTTATTAAAAGATAATATTTTAAAACTGCTTAGTGACAAACAAATTAGCTTTATTGATATAAACTACATAGAAAGCAGAGAATTATATAAAATAAATGAGATAGATATAAAATCTAATTTTAAACTTATAGAATGCGTTATTGCAGGTATCTGTCCTTTAACTTTAAGAAAACTTATTGAGCTTGGCAAAATAGATAATTTTGATAAAAAAGAGTTAGAACTAATAGCTGCATTCTTTGAAAAAGATACCAAAAATTTAAGTAACTATCAAGGAATTAAAATATCTAATGAATTAACTAAGATATTATTGGGATTGCATGAAAGTCAAGATAGTACAATATATGAACTCATAGAATTTATATTAGATGATCTTATACAATTTATAAACGTTACAGAGTTAGGAAAAGAGATTTTTCCTATAGCTACATTTTTTGATAAAAATGATATCATACGAACATTAATGGAAGAAAAAATAGATTTCTATTCTAGATCTGTAGATAATAAAGTAATAGTTAATTTTGATGAAGACATATTCAGATATCTAATAAATCTTGAAGAGTTTGATATTAACGCAGAAGATGAAAATGGTAATACACTTTTACATGCAGCTATTGATCAGGGAAAAACTGAGGTAGTTAAATTCCTAACTTCTTATAAAAATCTTGAAGTTAATACAAAAGATTTAGGAGGAAATTCTCCTTTACATCTAGCTATTAAGAGTAGTAACCCTGAGATAGTTGAAATGTTACTTTCCTGTGAAAATATTAATGTCAATGAAAAAGATAAATATGGAGATACTCCTTTACATAAAGCTATACGTAGTTACAACCATAAGATAATTGAAATGCTACTTCTTTGTGAAGAGATTGATGTAAATGAAAAAGATAACCAAGGAGAGACTCCTTTACATGGAGCGGTTAAGAGTAATAGACCTGAGATAGTTAAAATGCTACTTCTTCGTAAAGAAACTGATGTAAATGAAAAAGATAACCAAGGAAAGACTCCTTTACATAAAGCCGTTGATAACGATAAGCCTGAGATAGTTAAAGTGCTACTTTCTCGTGAAGATATTAAAATTAATGAATTAAACAAAGGTAAAGAAACCGCTTTATTGATAGCTTTTTCTAATGAAAAAACTAATATAGTTAAAATGCTACTTTCTCATAAAAACATGGATACTAAGCAAAAAGAAATATTTAGTTTTCTAGAAATTTCTAGAGAAGATGAAGCTAAAACTCCTATAAATGATGGAGTATCAATTTTAGGAGCATCAGAAGCAGAAAGTTACGGTGAATCACTACATAATAAGGATGCTTCTTCTTACAGCTTATAA
- the ltrA gene encoding group II intron reverse transcriptase/maturase codes for MESKLKLISAKAKEDKRLKFTALVHHVNKENLIECYKELKKNRACGIDEVTVEEYGKNLEENIDNLLHRLKDKSYRANAVRRVEIPKANSKEKRGLGIPTVEDKLVQLVVKKLLEAIYEQDFLECSYGFRPNLSCHAAIKALDTVVMKKPINYVVEVDIRKFYDNINHYWLQRCLEERILDKNFIWLIRRLLKAGVIKDGVVSTSDQGTSQGSVASPILANIYLHYVLDLWFGKVVKPKAKGYVELIRYCDDFVVCCESQKDAEEFLSLLHDRLKSFGLAISEEKTRIVKFGRRPWQLASKNKEKLETFNFLGFTHYCGKSRQGYFIMGHKTIKSSFARKLKETQEWLKAIRSQAVLKDWWPILKSKLTGHYFLQL; via the coding sequence ATGGAAAGTAAACTTAAACTTATATCTGCGAAAGCTAAGGAAGATAAGAGACTAAAATTTACGGCATTAGTGCATCATGTAAATAAGGAAAATCTTATTGAATGTTACAAGGAGCTAAAGAAAAATAGAGCTTGTGGCATAGATGAAGTAACAGTTGAAGAATATGGCAAGAATCTTGAAGAGAATATAGACAATCTGCTACATAGACTGAAGGATAAAAGCTATAGAGCCAATGCTGTACGACGGGTAGAAATACCTAAAGCTAATAGTAAAGAAAAGCGAGGGCTTGGCATTCCGACAGTTGAAGATAAATTAGTGCAGCTAGTAGTTAAGAAGTTATTAGAAGCAATATATGAACAAGATTTTCTAGAGTGCTCTTATGGATTCAGGCCTAACTTAAGCTGTCATGCAGCAATAAAAGCGTTAGATACAGTAGTAATGAAAAAGCCAATTAACTATGTTGTAGAAGTTGATATTAGAAAATTTTACGATAACATAAATCATTACTGGTTGCAAAGGTGTTTAGAAGAGAGAATATTAGACAAGAATTTTATATGGCTAATAAGAAGGCTTTTAAAAGCAGGAGTAATCAAGGATGGTGTTGTTAGTACCAGCGATCAAGGTACATCGCAAGGCTCAGTGGCAAGCCCAATTCTTGCAAATATCTATTTACATTATGTTTTAGATTTATGGTTTGGGAAAGTTGTTAAACCAAAAGCTAAAGGCTATGTTGAACTAATCAGATATTGTGATGATTTTGTGGTGTGTTGCGAAAGTCAGAAGGATGCGGAAGAATTTTTAAGCCTACTACATGATAGATTAAAAAGTTTTGGATTAGCTATATCAGAAGAGAAAACAAGGATTGTTAAGTTTGGTAGACGTCCTTGGCAACTCGCCAGTAAAAATAAAGAGAAATTAGAGACATTTAACTTTCTGGGTTTTACCCATTATTGCGGGAAAAGTAGGCAAGGATACTTTATAATGGGTCATAAGACTATAAAGAGTAGCTTTGCAAGAAAACTAAAAGAAACGCAAGAATGGTTAAAAGCAATAAGATCTCAAGCAGTTTTAAAAGACTGGTGGCCAATACTGAAATCAAAATTAACAGGACATTATTTCCTTCAATTATAG